A genome region from Schistocerca americana isolate TAMUIC-IGC-003095 chromosome 1, iqSchAmer2.1, whole genome shotgun sequence includes the following:
- the LOC124606533 gene encoding phospholysine phosphohistidine inorganic pyrophosphate phosphatase-like isoform X2 — MRVADWGTSFIAFSLYVNRATNNPVIDTRNFGSITMSTLKLPQRINGVLLDITGVLKDGSSAIPGSVEAVNRLKKAGLAIKLLTNETQVTRSSLCLTLSKMGYCVTEHDIIPPCPALVDLLRKEKLRPHLLVHPDVLSEFDGLNKEDPNCVVVGDAAENFSYENLNKAFRILIDMDKPRLFSMGRALSAIGVKPEEAVMVGDDIESDIGGAQACGIAGILVRTGKFRPCDEKHPRVKPDVIVDDLAEAVDIIVQSRN; from the exons ATGAGAGTTGCTGACTGGGGAACGTCGTTTATTGCATTTTCGTTGTATGTAAACAGAGCAACGAACAACCCTGTGATAGACACTCGAAATTTTGGAAGTATCACAATGAGTACACTGAAATTACCACAAAGAATAAATGGAGTTTTATTAGACATAACAGGTGTTCTCAAGGACGGATCGTCTGCCATACCTGGCTCTGTCGAGGCTGTAAATAGGTTGAAAAAAGCCGGGCTGGCCATTAAGTTACTAACGAATGAAACTCAGGTTACTAGATCGTCGTTATGTTTGACGTTATCAAAAATGGGTTACTGCGTTACGGAACATGACATTATTCCGCCATGCCCTGCTCTGGTTGACCTTTTACGAAAAGAAAAACTACGGCCACATCTTCTTGTACATCCAGACGTATTATCAGAATTTGACGGCCTCAACAAGGAAGACCCTAACTGTGTTGTTGTCGGCGACGCTGCGGAAAACTTTTCGTACGAGAATCTTAATAAAGCGTTTCGAATTTTGATCGATATGGATAAGCCGCGGCTTTTTTCCATGGGCAGAG CGCTATCTGCAATAGGAGTAAAACCTGAAGAAGCTGTTATGGTTGGTGATGACATTGAATCAGATATCGGGGGAGCACAAGCTTGTGGAATAGCAGGTATACTTGTAAGAACTGGTAAGTTTCGTCCATGTGATGAAAAGCACCCGAGGGTAAAACCGGATGTTATTGTTGATGATCTTGCGGAAGCGGTCGATATCATTGTTCAGTCAAGGAATTAG
- the LOC124606533 gene encoding phospholysine phosphohistidine inorganic pyrophosphate phosphatase-like isoform X1 codes for MRVADWGTSFIAFSLYVNRATNNPVIDTRNFGSITMSTLKLPQRINGVLLDITGVLKDGSSAIPGSVEAVNRLKKAGLAIKLLTNETQVTRSSLCLTLSKMGYCVTEHDIIPPCPALVDLLRKEKLRPHLLVHPDVLSEFDGLNKEDPNCVVVGDAAENFSYENLNKAFRILIDMDKPRLFSMGRGKYYREKGDLVLDVGVFTTALEYATGVSAEVVGKPLASFFHSALSAIGVKPEEAVMVGDDIESDIGGAQACGIAGILVRTGKFRPCDEKHPRVKPDVIVDDLAEAVDIIVQSRN; via the coding sequence ATGAGAGTTGCTGACTGGGGAACGTCGTTTATTGCATTTTCGTTGTATGTAAACAGAGCAACGAACAACCCTGTGATAGACACTCGAAATTTTGGAAGTATCACAATGAGTACACTGAAATTACCACAAAGAATAAATGGAGTTTTATTAGACATAACAGGTGTTCTCAAGGACGGATCGTCTGCCATACCTGGCTCTGTCGAGGCTGTAAATAGGTTGAAAAAAGCCGGGCTGGCCATTAAGTTACTAACGAATGAAACTCAGGTTACTAGATCGTCGTTATGTTTGACGTTATCAAAAATGGGTTACTGCGTTACGGAACATGACATTATTCCGCCATGCCCTGCTCTGGTTGACCTTTTACGAAAAGAAAAACTACGGCCACATCTTCTTGTACATCCAGACGTATTATCAGAATTTGACGGCCTCAACAAGGAAGACCCTAACTGTGTTGTTGTCGGCGACGCTGCGGAAAACTTTTCGTACGAGAATCTTAATAAAGCGTTTCGAATTTTGATCGATATGGATAAGCCGCGGCTTTTTTCCATGGGCAGAGGTAAATACTATAGAGAGAAAGGAGACTTAGTTTTAGATGTTGGTGTATTCACCACAGCATTAGAATATGCTACAGGTGTCTCCGCCGAAGTTGTTGGGAAACCACTTGCCTCTTTTTTTCACTCAGCGCTATCTGCAATAGGAGTAAAACCTGAAGAAGCTGTTATGGTTGGTGATGACATTGAATCAGATATCGGGGGAGCACAAGCTTGTGGAATAGCAGGTATACTTGTAAGAACTGGTAAGTTTCGTCCATGTGATGAAAAGCACCCGAGGGTAAAACCGGATGTTATTGTTGATGATCTTGCGGAAGCGGTCGATATCATTGTTCAGTCAAGGAATTAG